Below is a genomic region from Clostridia bacterium.
GATTTCCGTCAATCTAATGCGTCTAAGCGGTCTTACTGACATGGCCGCTAATGTACTAACTCCTGCTTTTAGGTTTTTTGGCATTCCGTCTGAACTTGCAGAAATTACGCTGTTAAGACCCTTTAGCGGTTCGGGAAGCCTGGCTTTGTTAAACGATCTTATGGCAAAATACGGTGCAGACAGCTATGTTTCACGCTGCGCATGCGTCATTATGGGCTCGTCTGAAACAGTATTTTATGTCGCCGGAGTATATTTTGCTTCAAGCAAAGTAAAAAAACTGAGATTTGCCATTCCGGTTGCATTGATCTCAGCTTTTGTAAGCATTGTAGTTGGATGTTTTTTGGTAAGATTTTTATAATCAATCAAACTCTTTTATAGCTATTTGATACACTTCATTTTTGGATATTGAACGCTCGGATGCTACTTTTTTTATAGCTTCTTTCTTTTCTACGCCGCTGTCAAGATAGTATTTTAAATGCTCTTGAATTGACAAATTTACCAAAGGATTTTCTTTAGATTTTCCTTCTATAACAAGCACATATTCGCCCTTAGGGACAAGAGTTTGATAGTCTTTTAGATCAATAAAAATAATTTCTTCAAACAACTTGGTAATCTCTCTTATCACTGCAACTTTTCGACTGCCTAAACAAGAATATAAAACCTGCAAATCTGATACCAGATTATGCGGAGCGCTATAAACAATCATAGGCACTTCCAAATGCCCGTACATATTAATGGCATATTCTTTTTCTTTAGTTTTTTCAGGCAAAAAACCTATAAAAACAAAACCGTTTTCGCACATACCGCTAAGCGCCGCGGCATTAATCACTGCACTAGGTCCGCTTATAACGCTTACTGTGATGTCGTTTTGATAACATGCGTTGACAAGCCTGCTTCCGGGATCAGAAATGGTAGGCATGCCGGCATCAGTAATAAGCGCGATATTTTGACCGCTGTTAAGCTTGTCGATAATTTCAGGAATGCTTTTGGCTTCAGAAAATTTATGATAGCTCTTTAAAGGAGTTTTGATTTCAAAATGATTCAAAAGTTTTTTGCTGTGCAAAGTATCTTCGCAAAGAATCAAGTCCACATTTTTTAAAGTTTCTATAGCTCGCGGACTCATTTCATTCAAATTTCCTATTGGAGTAGCCGTTACAAATAATTTACCCTTCATTGCTGCACCTGCCGTAAATTCTTTTTAGCTCATCTGTTTCCTGTCCATTTTCATCATAAAGAACAAGATTGTTTTCAACCACAAGTCCGACATTGCCGTATGAATATGCTTCTATCATGACAAGAGTAGGCTTTAAGCCTGTTCTGCCTTGCACAAATCTAATGCGCTTAGGCTCAAATTTATTGCATGACAAATGATAAAATATCTCGCTTAGACGTTCGGTTTGATGAATAAGATAAAATCTTCCGCCGTATTTTATAAGGCTTGCCGCACTTTGGATTACTTCTTTTAATGATACTTTTATTTCATGTCTGCAAATAGCTATTTCAAGATTTTGATTTTTTTCGCCGTCACCCGGACGAGTATAAGGTGGATTGCAAATTACAGCATCCATAGTATGCTTCCCTAAAACCTGACAAGCCGTCTGCATAGGTTGATTAATTACTTTTATCTTTTGGTCTAGGTTGTTATAGTTAACGCTCAATTCGCTCATTTTGGCTAGGTATTCTTGAATTTCAACAGCATAAACTTGGTTTGCGTTATATTTGCCTGCCAGAAGTATAGAAATAATTCCGCTGCCGCTGCCCAAATCAGCAAATTTTTCGCCCTTTTTTACACGCGCAAAATTAGCTAATATAACAGCATCCGAAGTAAAGCAATATTTATCTTTGTGTTGAAAAATCTTTAGACCGTTGACCTGAAGATCGTCAAGTCTTAATTCGTTGATGTCAATTTCCATAGTAATAAAATTATTATACCTTAAATTCTCGCAATAAAAAACAAAAAGCCCTCTTAAAAATTTTTAAGAGTGGCTTTTAAACCTTAAATCAGATAAAAATATTATCTTATTCCTTGGGTGCAATAGCGCCTACAGGGCAAGTCTCTGCACAAGTACCGCAATCGATGCAAACATCTTCATTTATTTCGTAGTGAGTATCGCCTTGAGAAATTGCTTCTACAGGACATTCTGCAGCACAGCTACCGCAAGAAATGCATTCTTCACTTATTTTGTAAGCCATAGTAACTACTCCTAATTTTATTTAATATAATTATACCATTATTCCTAAAAATATCAAGGAATTAATAATATATAAATCATGATTCATCTATAAGGCTCTTAATGCTCTCGTCAATTATTACATCTTTTTCAAGCTCTTCCGCCAAAGTCTCTTTTGCTGTAACCTCAGAAGCCTTAAAATCTTTTATTTCAAAACCGTCTTTTACAGGCAGTTTTACTTTGACGGTTTCTTTGAGCATATTATTATAAACAACTATGCCAGTGCCTTCAGGAGTGGTAACTTCAGAATTGATTTTTGGCATATGTTTAGCGGTCTCTACATAATAATCGTTTTCATATTCAAGACAGCACATAAGTCTTCCGCAAAGTCCGCTTATCTTAGAAGGATTAAGCGACAATCCTTGATTTTTTGCCATCTTGATATTGACTTTGCTGTAATCTGATAAGTACGAACTGCAGCAGCATTCACGGCCGCACGGTGCAAGTCCGCCTAGCATTTTGCACTCGTCGCGAATACCTATCTGTCTTAATTCAATTCTGATTTTGAACACATAGGCAAGGTCTTTTACAAGCTCTCTAAAATCCACTCTGCCGTCAGAAGTAAAATAGAATATAATCTTGTTGCCGTCAAATGTATATTCTACATCTACAAGCTTCATGTCAAGATTATGCTTTTTTATCTTTTCTTCCGCCAGTTTCAAAGCCTGCGGAATTTTAGCCTGCTGTTCTTCAAGCTTTTTAAAATCTTCTTCGGTAGCTTTTCTGATTACAGGTTTTAGAGGCTGAATAATCTTGCTCTCATCAACATTGCGAGGAGTTATAACTACTGTGCCAAATTCTATTCCGCGTGCAGTTTCTACAATGACTCCCTCGCCCTCAGAAAATTCCATATTTTCAGGTGAAAAATAATATATTTTATTAGTCTTTTTAAATTTTATTCCAACAATCATCGGCATAAAGCCTTAACCTCCAGATAAGAAAAAAGCAACTCGTCTATAATAGAAACAGTGTTTCCATTATAATACAAACGTTGCTGCATACGCACAATAAGGTCAAGTATTTGTGAACCTGCTTTCAAATTAATGCTTTCAGCAGCACTCATTATATCATTAATTCTGTTTTTGCACAACACAATATTTATAGTGGCACTTTGAACAACCATAATATCCCTTATAGCTATATAAAAGATGTCTAAAAACTCTTTCAGACGATTTTTGTAATTATCCAGCTTTTGGGCATACTGCAAAATATCAGGGCTTCTTTTCATATTGTTGATGATGTCAAAGACAAGGTTATAAATATCCTTAAATTCATCATCTTCCAAAAACTTAACGGCAAATTCAATCTTGCCACCGCTTATATCGGCAGCCAGCGGAATCAAATCATGGTATATGGGGGAATAAATTGATTTTAACTCGTTTTCCAGATCCTTAGTCTTAAAATTCTCAACAAAAAACATCTGAGAACGCGATTTTACAGTAGGCAGCACCATAGACTGATCTTTAGAAAACATCAAAAAAGTAACGCCCTTAGGCGGCTCTTCCAAAGTTTTCAAAATCTTGTTTTGTGCCGCGGCATTCATAGCATCCATATCAGTTATTACAAAAAGGTTTTTATCCGTACTGTAAGATTTTAAAACGCTAGACTCTATAATCTGGCTTACATCTTCGACATTAATTTTGCCTTTATAATAGTGAATATCAGAATGGTTATTGTTGATAACTTTTCGGCATTCTGGACATGTAAGACATGGAATTTCTTCTTTGCTAATGCAAAAGATACGACATAACAGCAAAGTCGCCAAATTATCTTTGATTTCGCTGTCGTCTGTAATCAATAAATACCCATGAGATAAATTGTCTGTCAAAACATCATTGGATATGGATTGGTAAACTCTAGTTTTTGCTAATAAATTCTGGTATTTTAACATCTAAATTTTAATAATCTGTTCCATTTCAACTATGAAGATAGTCGCGCCGCCGACCACAATTTCTTTGCCTATTTCATTTTCTATGGCAGAACGGTATTCACGCACTACCTTGCTAGAATCATATTTATGCTCTTTACATACGCTTTTTATTATATCAATCGCCTTAGGCGCTCTTTCTGCATTAGTTCCTATCAAAAGTGTGCTGGTGCCTATTTTCAAAAAACCGCCCGAAGATGCTAGCTTGGTAACCAAAAAGCCGCCTTTCATTAGTTCTTTGGTCAAAGTCTTGGTATCGCTTTTATTGACGACTGCTATAAGTAATTTCATATTTTCCCTCTTTTTCCCTTAATATCATCATTATACACAAAAACATATTCTTAAGCAATGACCAAAAAACAGAGGTTTTTAATAAAAAGTTTTATATGATATTTCTTTTCGACAATTCTAGAATAATTTTTTGCAATATATCATCTTGCGAACCATTGCCATCAATACTTATAATGCGGTCTTTAAATATCCTGCTAAGCTCCAAAAATCCGTTATAAACTTTTTGATGAAAATCAAAAGCTTCACTTTCGATACGGTCGTTTTTGTCAAATCCGCCTTTTCTCGAAAACGCATTATCAGGCGGCACGTTAAGAAAAATGGTTATATCAGGCCAGCAATTAGGCGTGGTCAGCTCAAAGATATCCTGTATGAATTTTATCCCTAGTCCCCTAGCATATCCCTGATATGCCAAAGTAGAGTCTATAAATCTATCGCAAACAACATATTTTCCGGCCTGCAGCGAAGGCAATATAAGCCCGTTGACATGCTCTATGCGTGATGCTGTGTATAACAATAATTCAGTCACGCCGGACATTCCAGCAAGACTTTTGTCCAATATTAGCTCTCTAATTTTTTCGGCTCTTTCTGTTCCGCCGGGTTCGCGTGTATCTACGACATCAAAATTTCGGCTTTTCAAATATTCTATCAAAAGCTTTTTTTGAGTAGATTTTCCGCTGCCGTCGCAGCCTTCTATTGTGATAAATTTTCCTTTCATATGTTTTCCAAAAAAATAGGGGTTAATTTTTAGCCCCAAATAGCAGATAATCTTTTGATATAGTTTAACATATATAAAATTATTTTAACACCAAAATTTTACCGTTGTTAACTCCAAATGTATTGGTGCGGGACAAAATCTCAACGACTTCTTTGGTTATTATTTCTCCACGCGCAATCACTGGAAGACAAGGAGGAAACAATCCAGCTTCTATCGCACTTATTCTGCCTTCGCTTTCGCTCAAATCAACATATTCTGTCTCTTGACGAGAAGCATCAATAAAGCTCATAGCCCTAGCAGGTCTAAATGACGGTCTTTGGTCATAATCGTAAGAAGGCAGGTCTTTAGCTTTTTTGAACATATCTTGAAGCGCTTCACTCAGTCTTTTTACCGTTTCTACACAATCCACAATTGATATAATAAATACAATATAACGTTCATTGCCAAATTCGCAATAGACATTATGATATTTTTGCAAGAACAAATCCGCCTGCGTTCCGTTGATGTTGTAAGGCTTCACGTCGATGACTATACGTGTAAAGTCATCATTTTTCATACGGAAAGGCAAATATTTATTTATTGCATCATATAGCGTTTTATAGTTTTCAGAATGTTCTTTTAAATATTCAGTCGCATATTCAAGTCCTGCCATAAACAAAAACGAAGGACTTGTAGTGGTGCTCAAATTCAAAATATTCTTTACGGACTTTTCTAACTTTTCGTCATTGACATTGAGATACGCTGTTTGTGTAAAAGCAGGCAATGTTTTGTGTGCACTCAAAACACAAGCGTCAGCATACTTGGTAGCGTTTTCGGGCAATAATGGCGAAGCACCAAAATGCGCTCCATGCGCGGCATCTACAAGCAAATATCTGTCGCCAATTATATTTTTAATAGCTTTTAAATCTGCATTTTGTCCATAGTAATTAGGTGAAGTTAAAAAAACCGCTTCAGCGTCAGGATTTGCTAATATGGCCTTTTCTATGGCTTCTGCGCTAAGCGGCAAGGATATATCTTCGACTATTTCGTTTTCAATTATAAGAGGTTCAACTCCCGACAGCAGACATCCGTTGAAGATGGATTTATGAGATGCTCTTCCAACTATTATTCTGCCTTTTGGCAATGCTGATATAAGTGTCAAAATTCCACTCGTCGTGCCGCTTATAAGATAGTGTGTATAATTGGCACTGTAATATTGTGCAGTCATTTTTTCTGCAGCAGGAAGATAAGACAGCGTACTTCCATAATCAGCTAGTTCTAGTTCTGTAATGTCAAGCGGATCTAATAATCCTTTGTGTCCAGGGGTATGAAACCTTAATGGATTTTTAGAAGAGTATTGCTTAATTAGTTCATAAATGCTCATTTGTTTTTCTTCTCGATATATTTATTTTTTAGACATTATAAATAGGGTTTTGCTTTAGGTAATTTATCGCAGTCCAAGCATGAGCATAATCTAAGGATTGTTTTTTTGCATTAAACACACCTTTATTTCCGCCGCCACTTGAGTTTGACAAATTAGGTAATATAACCCCCAAATAGTATTTGTTTTTTACGCCAGTAGGATTCCCTTCTTTGTCAAGAACTTCTCCGTAATTTAAGAATAAGTTGTTTCCCAAAGAGTTCAGCTCAATTCCGAAGGTGTAATTCATAATGTATTCTTGAATAAACTCTTCATTAATATTATATCCGCTGAATTCTTGAACATATTGGTCATATTGACCTTGATCAAAAATATAATAGCTTGAAAAGTCTTCTTCTTTTAGATAGGGCTTTATAGTTGTAATTTCTTGGTCTTTTTGTAATGTAAAGCCTAAAAAAACATTGCCTTTTATTGATTGGTTAGTCTTTTTAGTACTTTTATCAATTGTATATACATAATCAAATGCAATCAGTCTTCCAGTGCTTACCAAAAATCTCATAGCCTCTTCATCGGCTATAACAAGATCATAAATTGTATAAGAGGTCTCCAACAACTGACCAAATGTCGTATCATTTTTATTATAATCATGATAATAAAAATTGACCTCTTTAACAGTATTATCGCCCATGTCAGAAAGATACTTGATAAAATCTGCTTCAAACCTTTCGGTCTGTTCATCATCAAAAGGCACAGTAATAAAAATATCCAACTTTTGATAATCTTTTAGCTTATCAAGCGTTGAATATATAAAAACCCATAAAAAAACAGCAATCAAGATAAATACGATATATTTAAACCAATCGTATTCAAGGTGATTATTAAATCTTTCTTTTGTAATTCTGTTATCCATTACGCTTTTTTAGGTTTCATCGTAGGGAATAATATTACATCTCTTATTGAAGAGCTGTCTGTCAATAACATTACAAGCCTATCAATACCAATACCCAATCCGCCAGTAGGAGGCATACCATATTCCAAAGCCTTTACAAAGTCTTCATCGTTCATCTGGGCTTCTTCATCGCCTTGCGCACGCATCTCGGCTTGCGCCATAAATCTTGCACGTTGGTCAATAGGGTCATTTAACTCGCTATATGCATTGCCCATCTCTCTGCCGCAGATAAACATCTCAAATCTCTCTGTAAGTCTAGGATCACTTGCTTTTTTCTTAGCCAAAGGTGATACTTCTACAGGATAATCTATAACAAATGTAGGCTGAATGAGTTTTGACTCTACAAGCTGGTCAAAAGCATCATACAGCAATCCACCCCATGTATCTGCTTGGGTTTCTACGCCTTTTGCCGTTAATTCTTTCTTTAGATTTTCTATATCTGTTCGTGTTGAAAAATCAATACCCACATATTCTTTTACAGCATCAAGCATAGACAATCTCTTGAAAGGTGTGGATAAGTTGACTTCTGTTCCTTGATAAGTTATTTCCTTATTAAGTCCTAATTTTTCTAGAACATAACTATAGATATTTTCCGTCAAAGTCATCATATCGTTATAGTCGTTATATGCAGCATAAAGTTCTACCATTGTAAATTCAGGATTGTGCTTAACGCTCATTCCTTCATTTCTGAACATTCTGCCCAATTCATATACTTTTTCAAAACCGCCGACTATAAGTCGTTTCAAATACAACTCAGGCGCAATTCTCATATACATCTTCAAGCCCAAAGTATTGTGATAAGTTTCAAACGGTCTTGCATTAGCTCCGCCTGGAATGGTATTAAGAATAGGAGTTTCAACTTCCAAAAAGCCTTGCTTATCAAGGTATTCTCTAATCGCAGAAATTATCTTGCTTCTTAATATAAATGCATTTTTAACTTCGGGATTAGCGATCAAATCTAGATATCTTTGACGATATCTAAGGTCTGTATCTTTTAATCCGTGATATTTTTCAGGTAACGGTAATAGCGACTTAGAAAGCAGTTCAATTTTAGTTACATGAATGCTAATTTCGCCTTTGTGAGTTTTGAAAACAGTACCATGTACGCCTAAAATATCACCAATATCCCATTTTTTGAATTCTTCATAATTGATATCAGGAGTGTCAGCACGAAGATATATCTGTATTTTCCCCAGATTATCCTGCAAGTGCGCAAAACTTGCCTTGCCCATTATACGCCTTGAAACCATTCTTCCGGCGATAGCAACGACACTACCTTCCAATTTTTCAAAATTATTAATTATATCCAAAGAATAGTGTGTTTTGTCAAACTTGACTTTCTCATAAGGATTGTTTCCTTCTCTTATAAGAGTTTCAAGCTTGTCCTTTCTTTGCTGATATATTTCTGTATCGTCCTGTACAATAGTGGTATCTAATTCTTGTTCTTGTGACATCAAAGTTATCCTTTTTACTATTAATATTAACTTATTTTTAAAATCTTAAATTTGATCTTTCCAGAGGGTACAGTTACTTCAACGACATCGTTTTTCTTATGTCCCAAAAGCGCTTTGCCTACGGGAGATTCGTTGCTTAGCTTACCTTCGCTGGGATTGGATTCGGATGGTCCGACTATTTTGTAAGTAAAGGTTTCGTCCAGATCCATGTCAAGAATTTTTACGGTGCAACCAGTACTAACCGTATCAATATCGCGTTTATCATCTTCTATAACGATGGCTGTACGAAGTTTTGCCTCAAGTTCTACAATTTCACCTTCAATCATCGATTGTTCTTCTTTTGCAGCATCATATTCAGAGTTTTCGCTAATATCACCAAACTCCCTTGCTTCCTTGATACGCGCTGCAACTTCTAATCGTGCGACATTCTTAAGATAATTAAGTCTGTCTTCCAGCTTTTTTTTGCCTTCTGCTGTAATTTGTTCTTGTGGCATTGCTCAAGCTCCTTTACAATTCAAAAATATTTGAACTATTTAATTGAATTATTATATATTATGCTTTTTGTAAAGTCAATCTATCTTTATGACCATTTCATTTTTACTTTTTGTTTAAGTTGAATAAATTAGTACAAAATTATACATCCAAAATATATTTATCTAAATCAAAAAATCAATGTTTCAAACTAGCAACTGTTAACTAAATATATGCAAAATTCGAATCAAAATGTTAAACCTTTTTATATTCCTGAATAAATTCTTCAATCCTATTTAAGGCTTCGGTCAGGCTTTTGAGTGCAGTGGCGTAGCAGGCTCTAACATGATATTTCCCAAATTCTCCAAAAACCGAACCCGGCACAACTGCGACCTTTTTCTTATTAAGCAGCTTTTCGGCAAATTCATCGCCATCCATGCCAGTGATACTTACATTGGGAAATGTATAAAAAGCACCGCGCGGCTCAAAGCAAGTCAATCCCATTTGGTTAAATCTATGAACGGTAAATCTTCTTCTTTTATCATAGTCTTCTTTCATAGCCTGTATTTCAGACCAGCCGTCAGCTGCACCGTTTTTTAGTGCTGCGATCGCGGCAAATTGAGAAAATGTAGGAGCGCACATTATAGTATATTGATGAATTTTGACTATGTGCTTTATTGCTTCTTTGGGAGCAGCCAAAAAGCCTATTCTCCAGCCAGTCATCGCAAAGGCTTTAGAAAAACCATTAATCAAAAATGTTCTTTCTCGCATATTAGGAAGGCTGGCGATACTTACATGGTTTTTTTCGTATGTAAGATAGCTATAAATCTCATCTGAAATGACAATCAAATCATGCTTTACTATAATCTCAGCAATCTTTTCTAGATCGCTTTTATCCATTATTCCGCCTGTAGGATTGTTGGGATAAGGAATTATTATAGCTTTAGTCTTAGAAGTGATCGCAGATAAAATATTTTCAGGTTTTAATTTGAAATTATTTTTTAACTCAGTTTTTACAGGAACAGGCACTCCGTCGCACAAAACCACACAGGGATGATAAGAGACATAAGACGGTTCGGGAATCAAAACTTCATCGCCCGGAGTTATTACCGCTCTCAAGCTTAAATCAATTGCTTCGCTTGCGCCTACTGTTACCAAAATCTCGTCTTTTGGGTCATAGCTCAATCCAAACATATCGTTAAGATATTTGCTTATTTCTTCGCGCAATTCAGCCATTCCCCAATTGGAAGTGTATTGAGTATAGCCTTTTTGTATGCTTTTGATGGCATAATCTCTTACATTCCAAGGCGTGATAAAATCAGGCTCGCCCACTCCAAGCGAGATTGCGTCAGGGTATTCTTTTACAAGATCAAAAAATTTTCTTATACCGCTCGGACGCAAGCTAGACACGCGCTTGCTTAATCGGCTTTCGATATCAAACATAAACAGGCAGCCTCTTGTTATCGTTTCCGTCCAACAGCACCCCGTTGTCCTTATATTTCTTTAGGATAAAATGAGTAGCAGTACCTATGACTTTTTCTAGGCAGGAAAGTTTTTGGGAAACAAACATTGCGACTTCTTTTAATGTTTTGCCTTCTACGATAACAGCCAAATCATAGCCGCCGCTCATAAGATACAAGCTTTTAACTTCCTTAAACTGATAGATTTCTTCGGCGATAGCGTCAAAGCCCCTGTTGTGCTGAGGGTTAACCTTGACCTCTATAAATGCTTCGACCAAGTCTTTGTCCGTTTTTTCTTCATTGATGATAGCGGTATATTTTACGATAATGCCATTGGCTTCTAAAGCCTTGATTGTATCTTTGACTTTATTTTCTTCCACATTAAGCATTACGGCGATTTCGTGAGGAGTGTGCCGTGAATCGTCTTTTATAATGCGTAAAATATCATTTTCCAACTTGGTCATATCTTTACTCCTTTTTAAGGATTTTTGAACTTTATTTTTTAAGATTACTCTTTTTCAAGATTATGCCGGTTTTTATCACTTTATGAATTTTTGACACTGTTTAGAAGTCCGCCTTCTAGCAACATCTTTATAGAACGCTTGCTTATATTAAGAACAGTTTTGATCGTTTTGTTTTTGGTCAAATTTTTTACCTCTACAACACCGCTTCTTACCTGCTCTTGAGCGTTTTCAACAACCAATTCATCGCCTTGTTCTATTTCTTTGTAATCGTTTTCATCCGCAAATTCTAGCGGCAAAATTCCGTTATTGATAAGGTTATCCCTATGAATTCTAGCAAAAGACAATGCAAGCACTCCTTTTATATTCAAATACAAAGGCACCAAAGCGGCATGTTCTCTTGATGACCCTTGACCGTAATTAATGCCTGCAACCAAAAATCCGCCGCCCTGCTCTTTTGCGCGCTTAGGAAATTCACTGTCAACAGGAGTAAGGCAATATTCCGAAAGATAAGGAATATTTGATCTAAAAGGCAAAAGCTTGGAATCAGACGGCATAATATGATCGGTTGTGATATTATCAGTCATTTTCAAAAGCACTTTGCCATTTACCGTTTGAGGCAGCTTGGTATTAACAGGAAAAGGCTTGATGTTGGGACCTCTTACTATTTCTATATCTTTATAATCAGAAGGATTTAATATCAAATTATCATTAATGAAAAAGCTCTTGGGCATTTCGACTTCTATAGTTTTGCCAAGATATTCTTTGGGCGAAGTGAGTTTGCCTGTCAAAGCAGTGACTGCGGCTGTTTCTGCGCTTACCAAATATACATTTGCGCTTTTTGTTCCGCTTCTGCCATAAAAATTACGGTTAAATGTTCTTACCGAAACAGCGCCTGTTTTGGGCGATTGTCCCATGCCTATACAAGGACCGCAAGCACATTCTAGTATTCTAGCACCTGCTGAAATCATGTCATACAATGCGCCGTTTTGCGCCAGCATGCTCAAAACCTGCTTACTTCCTGGGCTTATGGTAAGACTAACGGTGGGATGAACGGTTTTTCCCTTCAAAATTGTGGCCACTCTCATCATATCAAGATATGATGAGTTGGTGCAGCTTCCTATACAAACCTGATCAACTTTCAAATCCTCTATTTCACTTACTTTTTTCACATTATCGGGTGAGTGGGGACAAGCAACCAAAGGTTCAAGTGTGGATAGATCTATAACTATCTTTTCATCATATTGGGCATCTTCATCAGCTTTTAATTCTACATAATCACTCTCTCTGCCCTGTGAAGCCAAAAACTGTCTGGTTATATCGTCACTAGGGAATATCGAAGTTGTCGCACCCAGTTCTGCGCCCATATTAGTAATAGTTGCACGTTCAGGAACACTCAAAGTTGCGACTCCTTCTCCGCTGTATTCTATAATCTTACCTACGCCGCCTTTTACGCTCAAAATTCTTAAGACTTCTAAGATAATATCTTTTGCGGCTGTGCAGCCTGTAAGTTTGCCTTTGAGTTCTACATTAACAATCTTAGGCATTGTAAGATGATATGCCCCGCCGCCCATAGCAACAGCCACATCAAGTCCGCCCGCGCCTATTGCTAGCATGCCTATACCGCCATTGGTTGGCGTATGTGAATCTGAACCCAAAAGCGTCATGCCAGGAACGCCAAACCTTTCTAAATGCACCTGATGGCATATTCCGTTGCCAGGCTTGCTCACATAAACGCCATGCTTTAACGCTGTGCTTATAATATATGCATGGTCGTCTGCATTTTCAAATCCTGTCTGCAAAGTGTTATGGTCTATGTAAGC
It encodes:
- a CDS encoding nucleoside recognition domain-containing protein, which gives rise to ISVNLMRLSGLTDMAANVLTPAFRFFGIPSELAEITLLRPFSGSGSLALLNDLMAKYGADSYVSRCACVIMGSSETVFYVAGVYFASSKVKKLRFAIPVALISAFVSIVVGCFLVRFL
- the rsmI gene encoding 16S rRNA (cytidine(1402)-2'-O)-methyltransferase, translating into MKGKLFVTATPIGNLNEMSPRAIETLKNVDLILCEDTLHSKKLLNHFEIKTPLKSYHKFSEAKSIPEIIDKLNSGQNIALITDAGMPTISDPGSRLVNACYQNDITVSVISGPSAVINAAALSGMCENGFVFIGFLPEKTKEKEYAINMYGHLEVPMIVYSAPHNLVSDLQVLYSCLGSRKVAVIREITKLFEEIIFIDLKDYQTLVPKGEYVLVIEGKSKENPLVNLSIQEHLKYYLDSGVEKKEAIKKVASERSISKNEVYQIAIKEFD
- a CDS encoding tRNA1(Val) (adenine(37)-N6)-methyltransferase; the protein is MEIDINELRLDDLQVNGLKIFQHKDKYCFTSDAVILANFARVKKGEKFADLGSGSGIISILLAGKYNANQVYAVEIQEYLAKMSELSVNYNNLDQKIKVINQPMQTACQVLGKHTMDAVICNPPYTRPGDGEKNQNLEIAICRHEIKVSLKEVIQSAASLIKYGGRFYLIHQTERLSEIFYHLSCNKFEPKRIRFVQGRTGLKPTLVMIEAYSYGNVGLVVENNLVLYDENGQETDELKRIYGRCSNEG
- a CDS encoding 4Fe-4S binding protein → MAYKISEECISCGSCAAECPVEAISQGDTHYEINEDVCIDCGTCAETCPVGAIAPKE
- a CDS encoding stage 0 sporulation family protein is translated as MPMIVGIKFKKTNKIYYFSPENMEFSEGEGVIVETARGIEFGTVVITPRNVDESKIIQPLKPVIRKATEEDFKKLEEQQAKIPQALKLAEEKIKKHNLDMKLVDVEYTFDGNKIIFYFTSDGRVDFRELVKDLAYVFKIRIELRQIGIRDECKMLGGLAPCGRECCCSSYLSDYSKVNIKMAKNQGLSLNPSKISGLCGRLMCCLEYENDYYVETAKHMPKINSEVTTPEGTGIVVYNNMLKETVKVKLPVKDGFEIKDFKASEVTAKETLAEELEKDVIIDESIKSLIDES
- a CDS encoding cyclic-di-AMP receptor; its protein translation is MKLLIAVVNKSDTKTLTKELMKGGFLVTKLASSGGFLKIGTSTLLIGTNAERAPKAIDIIKSVCKEHKYDSSKVVREYRSAIENEIGKEIVVGGATIFIVEMEQIIKI
- the tmk gene encoding dTMP kinase translates to MKGKFITIEGCDGSGKSTQKKLLIEYLKSRNFDVVDTREPGGTERAEKIRELILDKSLAGMSGVTELLLYTASRIEHVNGLILPSLQAGKYVVCDRFIDSTLAYQGYARGLGIKFIQDIFELTTPNCWPDITIFLNVPPDNAFSRKGGFDKNDRIESEAFDFHQKVYNGFLELSRIFKDRIISIDGNGSQDDILQKIILELSKRNII
- a CDS encoding DegT/DnrJ/EryC1/StrS family aminotransferase translates to MSIYELIKQYSSKNPLRFHTPGHKGLLDPLDITELELADYGSTLSYLPAAEKMTAQYYSANYTHYLISGTTSGILTLISALPKGRIIVGRASHKSIFNGCLLSGVEPLIIENEIVEDISLPLSAEAIEKAILANPDAEAVFLTSPNYYGQNADLKAIKNIIGDRYLLVDAAHGAHFGASPLLPENATKYADACVLSAHKTLPAFTQTAYLNVNDEKLEKSVKNILNLSTTTSPSFLFMAGLEYATEYLKEHSENYKTLYDAINKYLPFRMKNDDFTRIVIDVKPYNINGTQADLFLQKYHNVYCEFGNERYIVFIISIVDCVETVKRLSEALQDMFKKAKDLPSYDYDQRPSFRPARAMSFIDASRQETEYVDLSESEGRISAIEAGLFPPCLPVIARGEIITKEVVEILSRTNTFGVNNGKILVLK
- the lysS gene encoding lysine--tRNA ligase; its protein translation is MSQEQELDTTIVQDDTEIYQQRKDKLETLIREGNNPYEKVKFDKTHYSLDIINNFEKLEGSVVAIAGRMVSRRIMGKASFAHLQDNLGKIQIYLRADTPDINYEEFKKWDIGDILGVHGTVFKTHKGEISIHVTKIELLSKSLLPLPEKYHGLKDTDLRYRQRYLDLIANPEVKNAFILRSKIISAIREYLDKQGFLEVETPILNTIPGGANARPFETYHNTLGLKMYMRIAPELYLKRLIVGGFEKVYELGRMFRNEGMSVKHNPEFTMVELYAAYNDYNDMMTLTENIYSYVLEKLGLNKEITYQGTEVNLSTPFKRLSMLDAVKEYVGIDFSTRTDIENLKKELTAKGVETQADTWGGLLYDAFDQLVESKLIQPTFVIDYPVEVSPLAKKKASDPRLTERFEMFICGREMGNAYSELNDPIDQRARFMAQAEMRAQGDEEAQMNDEDFVKALEYGMPPTGGLGIGIDRLVMLLTDSSSIRDVILFPTMKPKKA